In a genomic window of Oscillatoria salina IIICB1:
- a CDS encoding Uma2 family endonuclease, whose amino-acid sequence MVRQLQSQTSTKVIYPDSDGQPMADNTVKFRWIVIIKENLELLFADDPNVFIAGDLLWYPVEGDNTIRKAPDVMVVFGRPKIDRGSYQQWLENNLAPQVVFEILSPSNRLTEMAQKLEFYDRYGVEEYYLYDPEKVDLSVWLRQRDRLSTISSPAGWTSPRLGIRFELTADELEIFTPTGERFLSYVQLAQLRKQAEQRAEQAESRIRKLEARLRELGVDPER is encoded by the coding sequence ATGGTAAGACAATTACAATCTCAAACTTCAACAAAAGTCATCTATCCCGATAGTGACGGTCAACCAATGGCAGATAATACTGTTAAATTTCGCTGGATTGTCATTATCAAAGAAAACCTTGAATTACTGTTTGCTGACGATCCGAATGTTTTTATTGCTGGAGATTTGTTGTGGTATCCCGTAGAAGGAGACAACACAATTCGCAAAGCGCCAGATGTCATGGTAGTTTTTGGTAGACCAAAAATAGACCGAGGTTCTTACCAACAGTGGTTAGAAAATAATCTTGCTCCGCAAGTAGTGTTTGAAATTCTTTCTCCTAGTAATAGGTTGACCGAAATGGCGCAAAAACTAGAATTTTATGACCGCTACGGGGTCGAAGAATACTATCTCTACGATCCCGAAAAAGTAGACTTAAGCGTTTGGCTGCGTCAGCGCGATCGCCTCAGTACAATTTCGTCTCCGGCTGGTTGGACGAGTCCCAGATTGGGAATTCGCTTTGAACTCACCGCAGACGAACTAGAGATTTTTACTCCTACCGGAGAGCGATTTCTCAGCTACGTGCAACTAGCGCAGTTAAGGAAACAAGCCGAACAGCGAGCCGAACAAGCCGAATCGCGCATAAGAAAGCTAGAAGCACGGTTACGGGAATTAGGAGTCGATCCGGAACGGTAG